A genomic region of Nerophis lumbriciformis linkage group LG28, RoL_Nlum_v2.1, whole genome shotgun sequence contains the following coding sequences:
- the mybl2b gene encoding v-myb avian myeloblastosis viral oncogene homolog-like 2b isoform X1, which translates to MSWRLRGEDGEDSMHPDTDSDVAELREGAKVKVKWTQEEDEKLKALVQKCGQSDWKEVAAHIPNHTEHQCQHRWIKVLDPDLIKGPWTKEEDDKVIELVNLYGYKQWAVVAKHLKGRLGKQCRERWHNHLNPNVKKSSWTAEEDLIIYKARCLLGNRWAEIAKLLPGRTDNAVKNHWNSTIKRKVEMGFYAREDLKLNEVEELLTRVKDVQMPNCYQESADLTPGQETHTPLQEMPDSAAVEGDLMDEAGPSIVVPSPKDSSSPVSEADNMGEINSTSWVVDNSVFLSPTGPLREVLEMVDGDLDVWCNLEAFDLPEDSPSPERHQFRLEGSALQELSRGNRGELIPISPGGVTPPSRLSHRSRRRVALSPDGSSAMTPKSTPVKILPFSPSQFLNMWTKQDTHDLENPSLTSTPVCSQKATVTTPLQRDKTPITQKKHSVFVTPNHKSELCTMPRTPTPFKNAMEKYGPLQPLPQTPNLEDDINEVILRDVGMDLTVQLPSVPEQRRKAMHRPPMKKVRKSLALDDCQVMPKSKRKSKSEAKYTKEEPVMVHISSSFCNKTGENILDQGFLLGPCDSTIFPGAVPPPLMSKEWETLVCGQTKDQLIMTEKARRYLRSLKTNAPNRALVLS; encoded by the exons ATGTCCTGGCGGCTGCGCGG GGAGGATGGGGAGGACAGCATGCATCCTGACACCGACTCTGATGTGGCAGAGCTGAGAGAAGGTGCCAAAGTCAAAGTCAAGTGGACACAGGAGGAG GATGAAAAGCTGAAAGCCCTGGTTCAGAAATGTGGACAGAGCGACTGGAAGGAAGTAGCCGCGCACATACCT AATCACACTGAACACCAATGTCAACACCGCTGGATTAAAGTTTTGGATCCCGACTTGATTAAAGGCCCTTGGACTAAAGAGGAGGACGACAAG GTCATAGAGCTTGTCAATCTCTATGGTTACAAACAATGGGCGGTGGTAGCCAAGCATCTGAAGGGAAGGCTTGGGAAGCAGTGCAGAGAGCGCTGGCACAACCACCTCAACCCCAATGTGAAGAAGTCTTCATGGACGGCCGAGGAGGACCTCATCATCTATAAGGCTCGCTGTCTGCTGGGCAACCGCTGGGCTGAGATCGCAAAGCTGCTGCCGGGAAG GACTGACAATGCGGTGAAGAATCACTGGAATTCAACCATCAAGCGCAAGGTAGAAATGGGCTTCTACGCACGGGAGGATTTGAAGCTGAACGAGGTGGAGGAGCTGTTAACCCGTGTTAAGGATGTCCAG ATGCCTAATTGCTATCAAGAGAGTGCTGACCTCACCCCGGGGCAGGAAACGCACACCCCA TTGCAAGAAATGCCCGACTCCGCAGCTGTTGAGGGTGACCTGATGGATGAAGCAGGTCCTTCTATTGTCGTCCCCTCCCCTAAGGATAGTTCAAGTCCTGTGTCAGAAGCAGACAACATGGGGGAGATTAATTCTACCAGCTGGGTGGTGGACAACTCTGTTTTTCTTTCCCCTACTGGTCCACTGAGGGAGGTCTTAGAAATGGTAGATGGG GATCTCGATGTCTGGTGTAACCTGGAAGCGTTCGACTTGCCTGAAGACAGCCCAAGCCCAGAGCGCCACCAGTTCCGCCTGGAGGGCAGCGCCCTGCAGGAGTTGAGCAGAGGAAACCGAGGAGAACTTATACCCATTTCTCCTGGTGGGGTCACTCCCCCTTCCAGACTGAGTCACAGAAGTCGTAGACGTGTGGCCCTGTCCCCTGATGGAAGTAGCGCGATGACACCTAAGAGCACACCCGTGAAAATTCTACCCTTTTCACCTTCTCAA TTCTTGAACATGTGGACCAAGCAGGATACTCATGACCTGGAGAACCCATCGCTGACATCCACGCCAGTATGCAGCCAGAAAGCCACCGTTACCACTCCTCTACAGCGAGACAAGACCCCCATCACTCAAAAGAAACACTCCGT ATTTGTCACACCCAATCACAAGTCCGAGCTCTGCACGATGCCACGTACTCCAACGCCGTTCAAAAATGCCATGGAGAAGTACGGCCCTCTACAGCCTCTG CCTCAGACTCCGAACCTTGAGGATGACATAAATGAAGTCATCCTAAGAGATGTGGGGATGGACTTGACTGTCCAACTTCCATCTGTTCCCGAGCAAAGGCGCAAAGCAATG CATCGACCGCCTATGAAAAAAGTGCGTAAGTCATTGGCCCTGGATGACTGCCAAGTGATGCCCAAATCCAAACGCAAATCTAAGAGTGAAGCCAAGTATACCAAG GAAGAACCTGTGATGGTTCATATAAGCTCCTCATTTTGCAATAAAACTGGTGAAAATATTCTGGATCAGGGTTTCCTTTTGGGACCGTGTGACAGCACCATATTTCCTGGTGCGGTGCCTCCACCTCTA ATGTCCAAAGAATGGGAGACACTTGTGTGCGGACAAACTAAAGATCAGCTCATCATGACGGAGAAAGCGAGGCGCTACCTGCGCTCCCTGAAGACCAACGCTCCAAACAGAGCGCTGGTGTTGTCTTAG
- the mybl2b gene encoding v-myb avian myeloblastosis viral oncogene homolog-like 2b isoform X2, whose product MSWRLRGEDGEDSMHPDTDSDVAELREGAKVKVKWTQEEDEKLKALVQKCGQSDWKEVAAHIPNHTEHQCQHRWIKVLDPDLIKGPWTKEEDDKVIELVNLYGYKQWAVVAKHLKGRLGKQCRERWHNHLNPNVKKSSWTAEEDLIIYKARCLLGNRWAEIAKLLPGRTDNAVKNHWNSTIKRKVEMGFYAREDLKLNEVEELLTRVKDVQLQEMPDSAAVEGDLMDEAGPSIVVPSPKDSSSPVSEADNMGEINSTSWVVDNSVFLSPTGPLREVLEMVDGDLDVWCNLEAFDLPEDSPSPERHQFRLEGSALQELSRGNRGELIPISPGGVTPPSRLSHRSRRRVALSPDGSSAMTPKSTPVKILPFSPSQFLNMWTKQDTHDLENPSLTSTPVCSQKATVTTPLQRDKTPITQKKHSVFVTPNHKSELCTMPRTPTPFKNAMEKYGPLQPLPQTPNLEDDINEVILRDVGMDLTVQLPSVPEQRRKAMHRPPMKKVRKSLALDDCQVMPKSKRKSKSEAKYTKEEPVMVHISSSFCNKTGENILDQGFLLGPCDSTIFPGAVPPPLMSKEWETLVCGQTKDQLIMTEKARRYLRSLKTNAPNRALVLS is encoded by the exons ATGTCCTGGCGGCTGCGCGG GGAGGATGGGGAGGACAGCATGCATCCTGACACCGACTCTGATGTGGCAGAGCTGAGAGAAGGTGCCAAAGTCAAAGTCAAGTGGACACAGGAGGAG GATGAAAAGCTGAAAGCCCTGGTTCAGAAATGTGGACAGAGCGACTGGAAGGAAGTAGCCGCGCACATACCT AATCACACTGAACACCAATGTCAACACCGCTGGATTAAAGTTTTGGATCCCGACTTGATTAAAGGCCCTTGGACTAAAGAGGAGGACGACAAG GTCATAGAGCTTGTCAATCTCTATGGTTACAAACAATGGGCGGTGGTAGCCAAGCATCTGAAGGGAAGGCTTGGGAAGCAGTGCAGAGAGCGCTGGCACAACCACCTCAACCCCAATGTGAAGAAGTCTTCATGGACGGCCGAGGAGGACCTCATCATCTATAAGGCTCGCTGTCTGCTGGGCAACCGCTGGGCTGAGATCGCAAAGCTGCTGCCGGGAAG GACTGACAATGCGGTGAAGAATCACTGGAATTCAACCATCAAGCGCAAGGTAGAAATGGGCTTCTACGCACGGGAGGATTTGAAGCTGAACGAGGTGGAGGAGCTGTTAACCCGTGTTAAGGATGTCCAG TTGCAAGAAATGCCCGACTCCGCAGCTGTTGAGGGTGACCTGATGGATGAAGCAGGTCCTTCTATTGTCGTCCCCTCCCCTAAGGATAGTTCAAGTCCTGTGTCAGAAGCAGACAACATGGGGGAGATTAATTCTACCAGCTGGGTGGTGGACAACTCTGTTTTTCTTTCCCCTACTGGTCCACTGAGGGAGGTCTTAGAAATGGTAGATGGG GATCTCGATGTCTGGTGTAACCTGGAAGCGTTCGACTTGCCTGAAGACAGCCCAAGCCCAGAGCGCCACCAGTTCCGCCTGGAGGGCAGCGCCCTGCAGGAGTTGAGCAGAGGAAACCGAGGAGAACTTATACCCATTTCTCCTGGTGGGGTCACTCCCCCTTCCAGACTGAGTCACAGAAGTCGTAGACGTGTGGCCCTGTCCCCTGATGGAAGTAGCGCGATGACACCTAAGAGCACACCCGTGAAAATTCTACCCTTTTCACCTTCTCAA TTCTTGAACATGTGGACCAAGCAGGATACTCATGACCTGGAGAACCCATCGCTGACATCCACGCCAGTATGCAGCCAGAAAGCCACCGTTACCACTCCTCTACAGCGAGACAAGACCCCCATCACTCAAAAGAAACACTCCGT ATTTGTCACACCCAATCACAAGTCCGAGCTCTGCACGATGCCACGTACTCCAACGCCGTTCAAAAATGCCATGGAGAAGTACGGCCCTCTACAGCCTCTG CCTCAGACTCCGAACCTTGAGGATGACATAAATGAAGTCATCCTAAGAGATGTGGGGATGGACTTGACTGTCCAACTTCCATCTGTTCCCGAGCAAAGGCGCAAAGCAATG CATCGACCGCCTATGAAAAAAGTGCGTAAGTCATTGGCCCTGGATGACTGCCAAGTGATGCCCAAATCCAAACGCAAATCTAAGAGTGAAGCCAAGTATACCAAG GAAGAACCTGTGATGGTTCATATAAGCTCCTCATTTTGCAATAAAACTGGTGAAAATATTCTGGATCAGGGTTTCCTTTTGGGACCGTGTGACAGCACCATATTTCCTGGTGCGGTGCCTCCACCTCTA ATGTCCAAAGAATGGGAGACACTTGTGTGCGGACAAACTAAAGATCAGCTCATCATGACGGAGAAAGCGAGGCGCTACCTGCGCTCCCTGAAGACCAACGCTCCAAACAGAGCGCTGGTGTTGTCTTAG